The sequence tcacagtagccgggcaaccagtggagaatgttgaaagcttccaatatcttggtagccaaatggcgtcagacggcggtaccaagatagacataggcgcacggatcaagaaagcaagggctgcctttgcgagtttaagaaatatctggaaaaacaggcagataagtgaacgcaccaaaatacgaattttcaactctaacgtgaaatctgtgctgttatacgctagcgaaacatggtgtgtatcagtggagaacactcaacggctgcaggtgttcattaacagatgcctacggtatataattcgggcctggtggcctcacaactggatctcaaacaacgagctccatcgtcgttgtcaccagaggccgataacaacagaaattcgggatcggaagtggggctgggtcggccacactctacgtagggcggaaacgaaatctgtaagcaaacattagactggaacccagcgggacatcgcagcagaggcagacccagaggctcatggcggcgaagcctcaataaagaaataaaagaagtcgaccgaaatctaacctggcaacaggttaaagcgatagccgggcatcgctcaggatggagatctttcaagtcggccctttgcaccaccggaggtgtacaggatccataagtaagtactCAAGCGATAAAGAACACCAAATTTTCATTCTAATGAAAACCTTACTAATACCAAATAAAAGTCAAAAGTCCTATTAAatcttctttttggcattatGCTTTTCTACTAGGAAGAAAAATGAGTTCAAaaagtaacggtaaatgcttcaaaccaacatacgattttcaaacgattcttactcgctggcgagttttatcaattgataattttcaAGTATGATCGCGTATGAGTGCGAATCaatctcgattttttgaaaatttgatttttcccgtCCCTGGTTCATTGAAGCCAACTCCTCATTCTGCACTGTCACCGCCACTattagatgtggtacttgaatgaagtgttcgctatgggatccaccgcccggaatttaCGTTTGTTCTGGGCCACCTCCAGTTCTGTGCCACCGtgtttcctggattgctgctacactcacgccgaccttctgcagctcacgagccaggggcccaacacgtgcgggttcattcaaagttctgacgctccaagatccgactttccaatcgtcgtcctttattcgttgccgggtctgttgtcGTTGAATTAATCCGTTTGCtctaactgtagaatcttcggtaggctaccttaccaccTTATCAgcgttgcgctacctacatcgcgttgaaagggctgccttctcgatgctgtgcacaccatgttgcatcgctggcactcggacgatgatcagccgccacTAACATgaggaacagacgctgttgtgagccgctccgaACATGGATAACAGAcactcgatcagatttgcatttccggagaggagcaaattcctcatcctgtcagcatacgagcatagtttccaccggggttggttacccgatcttccctaaggttgctcgtatcccggccagcaccacggggaggtagggataggagtagctgggtaagaggctaaggaccgcgagatggggtctattttatgccttcaggtacgcgaagtaccaatggtacgctttacccagcatttgccgttccaatgtcattttcttactcttcatataaacaaaaaataatttgtataggaaaaatcttacaaggggggGAAAGGGGTTTGAAAAACcagaaaacccagaaaaaaatgcGTACGTAATTAGTAAACGATCCCAATCGTGAAGCGATTCATGCCGTGCTGGTCGATGTACCCACGCTCAAGGGCAAACAAGTTTGACAAGTCCATGGTCGCTCGGCTATCGATGCGGTCACGCCTGATCAGCGCATAAACCACCAGCTATCGTACTGGTCGCACTGGACAAAATGGTCGTAGGTATTGGGGCGCgagcaatggacgcattctccCTGTTCGGTAGTTTCTGGCGTTACAGGCTTACTGGACGCATTCATGGCGAACGTTTTAAAGCTGTGTTAACGGGGAGCAGATCTCAGAATGGGTCACCGGGCTTTTAGCACATAAACACGGTTTGTAGTAGTGTGGAAATGCTTTAAACTGCAAATATATTTTCGATAAGCTAGGTTAAGTTTTAAATTCGTTAGCACTTACACGTTCGGTGGTAATGACTATGACTCCAATCTGCTCAACCGGACAAATATAGATAGATGTACTAACTAAAACAAACAAATGGATCTTAACTTCTAGTCTTAGGTGTGGACATGTACTACATGTTCAATAATTCAAGgaatattttttgtaacttACTGTTTCGAGTAAATCGTACTAATGCAGTGGCGTACCGGCCTTAtttgttgtggtcgaaatacgtatctgtaaagattacatCGTGGTGtaattaaatgaaatagtactaaactcgttttatgacaggtTCACACAGAAGTAATCTATTCATCTCATTAATTATAGGATAAAAAGTTGcctcacagacaaacagacataacacattgaacatttacccatcaaattcatcgtcgttcaaacactaacgacatctgttgatttcagttagttgggcaaatcacgaacgaGATGGCGGTAgcgagcaaacgtcaaactcgagcaaaaacgatgcgtgCGCCacaagtgatcgattggccaactaatgattatttgaattgaccagtaaatcagtgaacgatggaaatttgacgagtgttatgtctgtttgtctgtggttgcCTACTTCAAATTACGCATTCGTAATTTAATTAACAATTTATACATCAGAACATGCCGAAACGTTTTTGAAGTTGAATTATCCATAACACTATGTTTTCTCATAATCAATttacagaatttcctccggtTTGGTCAATCGGCGGACATTGACATTGTGTTCGATGGGGCAGAAAACCGGCAACACGCAGACATTAAAACCGAAGacggaaaaaaggaaaaatatctCCTGTACTACGATGGTGAAACAGTTAGTGGAAAGGTTAACATCACACTGAAAAAACCGGGCAGTAAATTGgaacatcagggcatcaaagTGGAACTCATTGGTGAGAAGACACGAACGTTTCAATTCGATCGATTACTAATCAAGACATATATTCCAAACAGGACAAATCGAGCTGTACTACGATCGTGGAAATCATCATGACTTCCTCAGTTTGGTTCGAGAACTTGCACGCCCGGGTGATCTCATTCAAAACACGTCCTATCCGTTCGAGTTTGCCAACGTGGAGAAACCCTACGAAGTCTATGTTGGTTCAAATGTTCGTTTAAGGTGAGGTGTccttagaaaatcaaaaacgaaTCTATATTAATTCTGTCCAATTCTGCAGGTATTTCCTACGAGTAACGATCGTACGCCGTTTGAGTGACGTCATCCGCGAGGTGGACATTGCCGTACACACGCTGTCCAGCTACCCTGACACCAACAGCCCAATCAAGATGGAAGTCGGTATCGAGGATTGCCTGCACATAGAATTCGAATACAACAAGAGCAAGTGAGTGATCGATTGAGCTGTTTGCGCAATTACTACCCCCCCTTAACGATCTTTCTGTTTGCAGATATCATCTACGCGACGTGATTGTGGGTAAAATATATTTCCTCTTGGTGCGCATCAAAATCAAACACATGGAGATCGCCATTATTAAACGAGAACAGACCGGATCGGGTGAGTTTGCAAGCGTAATAAATCATATCGACTATCGTGCGTCATAACTAAATTGATGTTCCCATTCAAAACAGGTCCCAACATATTTACGGAAAACGAAATCATTGCCAAGTACGAAATTATGGACGGTTCACCGGTAAAAGGAGAAAGCATACCGATCCGAGTATTCCTGGCCGGATACGATCTGACGCTAACGATGAGGGAAATCAACAAAAAGTTCTCTGTGCGCTATTTCCTGAACTTGGTCCTGATTGATACCGAAGATCGGCGGTATTTCAAACAGCAGGAGATCACGCTATGGCGCAAAGCAGACAAAACTAGGAAATCACTCACGCCATCGCAGGCGGCCGCAGTTGCCGCCGCTCACGGGCAACCAGGGGCGAATGTCGTTGGTTCCGGAGCACAGCTGGCACCGCAGGCCAGTGCCACAAACCCTCACATACCGCACCATTTGGTGGGACAAACGCCGGTTATGAAGGAACCACTGCTGGAGGATATGAGCAATAGGAAGCTGGAGGATAACAATCCGATTATGGGGCTGTTTACGGAGGACAATTCGCAGTCAGGTGAGTGATTGTCATATTTACATATTACATTCCGAGTATAGGTTGTGCTGATGTGATGAAATAGCTCAACTATTCTGCAATATTTGAAACACCGTGACTTTTCCGATCGACTGATTGCAGGCGTCTTAGTAAAGAACTAATAAGTACACAGCccatgataattcagatattcgacggatgtcctaaggatattcgctcAGCCACGACAAttttcattggcgtaactacagggggctaggggggggggggggttggttgCCTATAGTCCCACTTAGAGCTAAGCTAGCCCCCCTTAGCGGCGCTCCCCAGAGGAAACGACGCAACGCGCTTTTTGTTGCCCGTATACTCGATTTttatggggagataacattgcggcgtttcctagggtgcggttgttcctttcaAATGGGAAACGCCGTTTGaaatcttgtgcaaatgcgctttttTAAACATTACAATAGCCGCGCGGTAtatcgtattgacagcaccctacaatatTGAGAACATTTTTGCGCGAGTGCAATAAAAGTGTTTCCACTAGGCGGAATACGCGGAGAATTTTTGGAAAACCAAAACTGGCATGTTTTCACCACCCGGGAATAACGACAACATAGACCGCGTTGAGCTATGGAAAATCGTGGACGAGAACAGCATTCCCGGGAAGCTTACGAGACTGAtcaagcaacgatggatggtgtcaCACATTTGGtgtgcaaaattgtgtgaagattACTTGCGAACACTCAGGTACGTTCGAATCTAGCACTAGAGGGTGTCATGCGTACAGCcggagtacgattttcaacaaatcCAGTCAATTAAGTTGTTTCGTGGATGATATTAACATTGTCGGTCGAACACTTAAAAATGTGACAGAACAGTTACACTGCCCATAAATTCATAATAGTCCCATGTAGATAGGCAatcaagcaaacatgggactgttatgaatttatgggcAACACAGTACAATATATTTGCCTGAAAAGTGAGGCAACAAaaattggactggtggtgaatgcgtccaagacaaagtacatgcttgtgggcgaaaCCTAGCGCAGGCCGACTGGGAAACAGTGTTACGATATATGGGAACACCTTCGAgatggtcgatgaattcgtctacttTGGATCTTTGCTAaaggctgataataatgttagtcgttaaatacgaaggcgcatcatctgtagaagtcgggtctactacgggctccagaaggaACTGCGGTCATAAAAGTTTCACACCCGCACTAAATATATTATGTACAGAACGCTCATAAGATCGGTGCATACTGACATAAGTCTTGGACCATGCTCTAGGACTGCTTGCGAACACTCGGGGTATTCGAAAGACGTGTGCTTAGGGTCATCTTTGGCGGTGAGCGCAGCTGGCTAGGTGGGCGGAACAagagagatgtggcctcgaaacttgtattgtggtgtcaaattgttgatttagtgttACATTACATATACGCTTAGATGtaagttaaataaataaaatgaatggaACAGCAGCAAGTGTAAGCAAATGATTCGTCAATCAACAACAATCAGCAATACTCCAATCTGCAATTCCAGTAGCAGCAGAAGGGAATGTTTCGGAGCAAATTCTTGATTCACCAGCGAAACGAGTTGCATCTACAAATTCCGAATTAAAGCGTAACCTTTGCTGGATGGTACGGGCGGTACGATGGATTATTCGTCAAAGTTGCCGTTCCACTCGACGACGACGCCACGGTAAAGTTGGGCCCTTCGGAGCACGAGAGGTACACCAGTTACATCGTTCGGTAATCAGTTTTGGCGGCAGTTTGAAAGGTTGTTTGGTATGCCCGAGTCCGTGATCAGCAAGCGGTATAGGTTCTTGCAAGTCACAAACTATGTGTCGAGTTCGAGCTGGGAAAGCTTTCAGAGTTCAATTCAGGTTCCTTGTGTGTCATCTGTACGCTGAAGGCGGAAAATGATACGAAAATCAGAATGAGGTTGCTTTTTGAAAAGTGGTATGATTGCACCCTGAAGGATATTTTGTACGAAAGTCAGCGATTCCTGAACATGACACGGCGATGATAGAAACAGCGTATTTATCGGCTGCAGTAAGTAAAGAAGCAGAACAGCAGGAGTATTCTTTTCGGAAGAGCTACACCGGAGTCAAGATACGGCGGAAATCAGAAGTATGCTGGACCAGCAATACTTAGCAAAACCTTAAATATTGTTTGAGTGCGGAAAGACAAGCGGTTCTCATTAAAGAAAGTGGCCACACAAAGCGTGTAGGtgaaaacgaaatttgaaatcaaagaagatttttgaaaacggTGGTGAGCGACAGGAAGGTTAACCTGCAGCTCGATACTGCGTCCGATCAGCATCATATCCGAGCAAACATGGCACAGAATCGGGAAACCTGTAGACAGCCCGGCTATATGTATTGGCAGCAGGCCAGCTCCCGCTGCATCCAGAAAGCCTCTGAAGCTTGAGCACGCTGGAGTTCCAGTGTTGCTGCGGAGAGGTGATTAAGGGATAGAAGAGCactgatatttttttcattgtcaCGCAAGAGCGCGATCTGCTCGCGCTCGACCTCATCGGCGCTTTAGATCTTGGATTGGTGCCAATGTACCAACCAGCTCTGCAATCATTCAACGACCATCAACTTCTCCAAAAGCAGCCTTCACGGAAGTTTTCATCCATCTACTAAACATGTGTCCGAAGGTGAAAGCAAGTACAACAGAGTCGATGCCGAGCTGGGTTGGTTAGATAGCACCAACATTATCAATTATCATAACGGTCGACTTTTCAGAGTGGATAGTTCCTATCGTCTGTGTGCGAAAAGCAAGTGGCGCAATCCATATATCTAACCACAACCACGCTATACAGCCGCAGCAGTATCCGCTTACTTCCAACCAAATCGACATGTCAGATGCCTTCTTGTATTTAAGTGAACCTTGACAAAAGCTACCGGTAGATGCGCGCCATCAACAGTCGCCGTTCCGAGGACTGTAGGTACAATCGGTTTCAACCAGGAGTTAAAGCAGCACCCGAAACGTTTCAGCAGTTTGTAGACACAATGCTTGCCTGGTCTCGAACGCACTTCAAGATACCTCGAAAACGTTTCACTTGGCGGAGTCAGCGAAGAAGATTACAAGCCCTACCTGCAAGCAGTTATTTGACGCATCCAGGAGTTCGGATTCACCATCTAGGTAAAAAAGTGCTTGTATCGGCTCgactcgtcgagtcaagtacgagacactgaagacgaccttactgttgaggtcgaaatacgtatctggtaaggtacaatcaagtggtggaattaaatgggattgtacaaactcgtctttatgacaagtgaagacattccactaaaaagctcaaaataattttcttaattatcAGTTTATTTTGTCGAATATCTTgcctgtgcatatgcacaaaatatgtttcgaaatggacaaattgatatgaaatttgcgaaaaacaaTCCACGAACCCTCACCTGCTTctataacccctacacaacaaaaccatcagaatccgagtaccaaccttcacctcggttagctcttttttgcaaattgaatatctttcggatgtttgatttgtccaatcgtcACATATggtttactgttgtatatccgcAGTCAAACGAGcccacattgtttattatcGAGAACTTCACACACTATGTCCCAGCAACGGGCTGGGaggatttgtatagagtgtgaatcaatcacactctgctaTGCCACCGACTTGTTTGGCTAAACTTTAGGCTAAACATGGCTTCCCAAAGTTGGGGGTTCGCGAGCCCCTTCCATAAGATTTACACAGGc comes from Armigeres subalbatus isolate Guangzhou_Male chromosome 2, GZ_Asu_2, whole genome shotgun sequence and encodes:
- the LOC134210740 gene encoding vacuolar protein sorting-associated protein 26B-like, coding for MNFLRFGQSADIDIVFDGAENRQHADIKTEDGKKEKYLLYYDGETVSGKVNITLKKPGSKLEHQGIKVELIGQIELYYDRGNHHDFLSLVRELARPGDLIQNTSYPFEFANVEKPYEVYVGSNVRLRYFLRVTIVRRLSDVIREVDIAVHTLSSYPDTNSPIKMEVGIEDCLHIEFEYNKSKYHLRDVIVGKIYFLLVRIKIKHMEIAIIKREQTGSGPNIFTENEIIAKYEIMDGSPVKGESIPIRVFLAGYDLTLTMREINKKFSVRYFLNLVLIDTEDRRYFKQQEITLWRKADKTRKSLTPSQAAAVAAAHGQPGANVVGSGAQLAPQASATNPHIPHHLVGQTPVMKEPLLEDMSNRKLEDNNPIMGLFTEDNSQSDLRPKPAVRQRSDEPAGNGEDNNARKPLPSDLPQVDPTEEDVLPQSQQHLHREAGDGAASISHTTDEETSSLFDANDLSFNANSNPPAGPAPASVAPTAATTTTNDDSSSSPIANVALAESIPDVSESSPTTAPPVPTAKPEAAPRESKQKQLEEALAE